One Sphingopyxis macrogoltabida genomic region harbors:
- a CDS encoding SapC family protein, which translates to MTSHAVLDSNGHRELRVRADAGAELGDGVMATLTVPSEFRSVQGHFPILFRRETGRDDFTALALFGFEPAENLFLDGGRWDARYRPWSLAIQPFLIGRPASGEGPGQVHIDLDHPRIATGGEGVRLFDAEGGPTPYLEEIAERMGDLDDGHRASGAFFAALREHDLLEPFSLEVTLDDGSLHSLVGFHIIDETKLQALDVSALARLHADGHLMPIFMALASLSQLSALVARKNRRLASG; encoded by the coding sequence ATGACCAGTCACGCCGTCCTCGACAGCAACGGCCACCGTGAGTTGCGCGTGCGCGCCGATGCCGGGGCGGAACTGGGCGACGGGGTGATGGCGACGCTGACCGTGCCGAGCGAGTTTCGCAGCGTGCAGGGCCATTTCCCGATACTGTTCCGGCGCGAGACCGGACGCGACGATTTTACTGCGCTGGCGCTGTTCGGCTTTGAACCCGCCGAAAATCTTTTCCTCGACGGTGGCCGCTGGGACGCGCGCTATCGCCCTTGGTCGCTGGCGATCCAGCCCTTCCTGATCGGACGCCCGGCGAGCGGCGAGGGGCCGGGTCAGGTCCATATCGACCTCGATCACCCGCGTATCGCGACCGGCGGAGAAGGTGTGCGGCTGTTCGACGCCGAGGGCGGTCCGACGCCCTATCTCGAGGAAATTGCTGAGCGGATGGGCGACCTCGACGACGGTCACCGGGCGAGCGGCGCATTTTTCGCTGCGCTGCGCGAGCATGACCTGCTCGAACCGTTCAGCCTCGAGGTGACGCTCGACGACGGTTCGCTCCATTCGCTCGTCGGCTTTCACATCATCGACGAGACGAAGCTGCAGGCGCTCGACGTCAGCGCACTGGCGCGCCTGCATGCCGACGGGCATCTGATGCCCATTTTCATGGCGCTGGCATCGCTGTCGCAGCTTTCGGCGCTCGTCGCGCGAAAGAACCGCAGGCTCGCCAGTGGCTGA